One window from the genome of Lacerta agilis isolate rLacAgi1 chromosome 16, rLacAgi1.pri, whole genome shotgun sequence encodes:
- the FKTN gene encoding fukutin: protein MQRINKNVVLGLLTLTSSVFLLFQLYYYKYYLSPKNGAVYPKIKGSKAGQDGSRWHVVKKFISLMSSHNIPVHLIDPLLLGLIDTDLKQLRTSPDSSHSECRYFCAPRDFTTFAVLDKAWKLEVGLFRAAERVGFQWLKLQSKDPRLEGMDDLSGMEISLHYIFRLAAHAIHLVVFYERSGNYLWHGQLRLKRHMDRKFVPFRKLPFGRYPGAYDKLELISVFIDGLTVQIPKEPSQFLEEKSHSRFIECRYREARSFFQLYPDDVSLDAVEFRKKAKALLHLASLTLNSLGVRFWLSSGTCLGWYRQCNIIPYSKDVDLGIFIQDYQPDIIPAFQKAGLPLKHKFGKVEDSLELSFQGEDEVKLDIFFFYEEDDHVWNGGTQAKSGKKFKYLFPKFTLCWTEFVELKVRVPCETLHYIEANYGKEWKIPVKTWDWKNSPPNVQSNGIWPINEWEEVIQLY, encoded by the exons ATGCAGAGAATTAACAAGAACGTGGTTTTGGGCCTTCTTACTTTGACAAGCTCAGTCTTTCTGCTGTTCCAGCTGTACTATTATAAATACTATTTATCACCAAAG AATGGAGCTGTTTACCCCAAGATTAAAGGGAGCAAAGCAGGACAAGACGGTAGTCGGTGG CACGTAGTTAAGAAATTCATTAGTTTGATGTCCAGCCACAACATACCCGTGCATCTAATTGATCCATTGCTTCTGGGACTAATTGACACAGACTTgaagcagctcaggacctcccCTGATAGCAGCCACTCAGAATGCAGGTACTTCTGTGCTCCGCGGGACTTTACCACCTTTGCTGTACTGGACAAAGCCTGGAAACTTGAG GTGGGCCTGTTTCGAGCTGCTGAGAGAGTGGGTTTCCAGTGGCTAAAGCTTCAGAGCAAAGACCCACGTCTAGAAGGGATGGACGACCTCTCTGGGATGGAGATTTCCTTACACTACATTTTCAGACTGGCAGCGCATGCCATCCATCTGGTGGTCTTTTATGAGAGGAGCGGGAACTACCTCTGGCACGGACAGCTGCGGCTGAAGCGACATATGGACCGGAAGTTTGTACCTTTTCGGAAGTTGCCGTTTGGCCGCTACCCGGGAGCCTACGACAA GCTAGAACTAATAAGTGTTTTCATTGATGGGTTGACAGTCCAGATTCCAAAAGAGCCATCTCAGTTCCTAGAGGAAAAGTCCCACTCCAGGTTTATTGAATGTAGGTACAGAGAAGCTCGATCTTTCTTCCAG ctgtACCCTGATGATGTATCTCTGGATGCCGTGGAATTCAGAAAGAAAGCCAAGGCCTTGCTGCATCTTGCTTCTCTGACATTAAACAGTTTAGGAGTGAGATTCTGGCTGAGCAGTGGAACTTGCCTGG GTTGGTACAGGCAGTGCAATATTATTCCTTACAGCAAAGATGTGGACTTGGGGATTTTCATTCAAGACTACCAGCCTGATATCATTCCAGCATTTCAGAAGGCAGGATTGCCGCTAAAGCACAAGTTTGGCAAG GTTGAAGACAGCTTGGAGCTCTCCTTTCAAGGAGAGGATGAAGTAAAGCTCGATATTTTTTTCTTCTATGAAGAGGATGACCATGTGTGGAATGGCGGAACTCAGGCCAAATCGGGCAAGAAATTCAA GTATCTGTTTCCCAAATTTACACTATGTTGGACTGAGTTCGTAGAACTCAAGGTACGTGTGCCGTGTGAAACTCTCCATTACATCGAAGCCAACTACGGTAAAGAGTGGAAGATACCCGTGAAGACGTGGGACTGGAAAAACTCTCCACCCAACGTCCAGTCCAATGGGATCTGGCCTATCAACGAATGGGAAGAAGTCATTCAACTCTACTGA